In Candidatus Falkowbacteria bacterium, a genomic segment contains:
- a CDS encoding DNA translocase FtsK 4TM domain-containing protein gives MGRRRKQKNPLDYISIPRLSLSADIKQSIWAVFFLSLGIICFLSIFGLAGSLGAYLSKAMDWLSGWGNWLIPVLLLVTGWELYQTRGSRNGGLRYFGIFLFLWSFQGMLQLFVDVENWNQALELGKGGGHIGWSLAVIVIKLFGFWAGIVVVLGLLIIGLMLMFNTNLATLFRSGAMPARLLARPFSSIFSGKKDSALAREYDEKAEQGEALSSGATVEGEIDDSFNLRSIKDESRQLKNVGRAKGEDDKMSWKPTNIKIDIPFDLLNSRPSKPTSGDIKSNIEIIKTTLEKFNIPVEMGDVSVGPTVTQYTLKPAEGIKLSRITGLNNDLSMALAAHPVRIEAPIPGKALVGIEVPNRTVAIVNLREVLESEDFKRRNNNLMIALGKDVAGKVWLDSINKMPHLLVAGATGSGKSVMLNTLIVSLLYQNNPDDLKFIMVDPKRVELTVYNGLPHLLTPVITEVSKTINALKWCLNEMDRRFETLSQVHKRDIEGYNQSNKEKMPYIIFIIDELADLMVVAPKEMEAGIVRLAQMARAVGIHLILATQRPSVNVITGTIKANMPARIAFSVTSGIDSRTILDSLGAEKLLGRGDMLFSSVALTKPKRIQGALITDQEIKRVVSYIKEKSGSPNYITEIVERQKVRGVAGVGIDGGTDDDDELFQEAKELIINSGKASASFLQRRLSIGYARAARLLDILEESGIIGPSNGAKAREIMVTKEQYEAMIQDGVAGARLHNQATAEAPDNYLGDDDTLLSEESDDEIEEENDEEKNDDSDDNDQQNDSNNESEVPEFMTEEVDENGLDDEEVVPTSSPKEKKSEKSSSNKETESEFERYFSR, from the coding sequence ATGGGTCGTCGCCGAAAACAAAAAAATCCTTTAGATTATATTTCTATTCCTCGTCTTAGTTTGAGCGCTGATATAAAACAAAGTATCTGGGCAGTCTTTTTTTTAAGTCTGGGAATTATTTGTTTTTTGAGTATATTTGGTTTGGCCGGTAGTTTGGGTGCATACTTGAGCAAGGCTATGGATTGGCTCTCTGGTTGGGGAAATTGGTTGATCCCTGTTTTGTTGCTAGTAACTGGTTGGGAATTGTATCAAACAAGAGGCAGTCGTAACGGTGGATTACGTTACTTTGGAATATTCTTATTTCTTTGGTCCTTCCAGGGAATGTTGCAATTATTTGTTGATGTTGAAAATTGGAATCAAGCTCTAGAACTTGGAAAAGGTGGCGGACATATTGGCTGGTCATTGGCTGTAATTGTTATTAAGCTGTTTGGTTTTTGGGCTGGAATTGTTGTGGTTCTTGGGTTATTAATTATTGGCTTGATGTTAATGTTTAATACTAACCTAGCCACACTTTTTCGAAGTGGTGCAATGCCAGCACGATTATTGGCGCGTCCCTTTTCGTCAATTTTTAGCGGTAAAAAAGATAGCGCTTTAGCTCGTGAGTATGATGAAAAGGCTGAACAAGGAGAAGCTTTGTCTAGTGGAGCAACGGTTGAAGGCGAGATTGATGATAGTTTTAATCTACGTAGTATCAAAGATGAATCTAGGCAATTAAAAAATGTAGGAAGGGCAAAGGGTGAAGATGATAAAATGAGTTGGAAGCCAACTAATATAAAGATTGATATTCCTTTTGATCTCTTAAATAGTCGTCCTTCAAAACCAACGTCAGGAGATATAAAAAGTAATATTGAGATTATAAAAACAACTCTTGAAAAGTTTAATATTCCTGTTGAGATGGGTGATGTCAGTGTTGGGCCAACGGTTACGCAATATACATTGAAACCAGCTGAGGGAATTAAACTTTCTCGTATTACCGGATTAAATAATGATTTATCAATGGCTTTAGCAGCTCATCCGGTTCGTATTGAAGCGCCAATTCCCGGGAAGGCTTTGGTAGGAATTGAAGTACCAAATCGTACTGTGGCGATTGTTAATCTTCGTGAAGTTTTGGAGTCAGAAGATTTTAAACGACGGAATAACAATTTAATGATTGCCTTGGGTAAAGATGTGGCGGGCAAAGTATGGTTAGATAGTATAAATAAAATGCCTCACTTACTTGTTGCTGGTGCAACTGGTTCTGGAAAATCAGTCATGTTAAATACATTGATTGTTAGTTTGTTATATCAAAATAATCCTGATGATTTAAAGTTTATTATGGTTGATCCAAAGCGGGTTGAGTTAACTGTTTATAATGGTTTGCCTCATTTATTAACGCCAGTTATTACTGAAGTTTCAAAAACTATTAATGCCTTGAAATGGTGCTTGAATGAAATGGATCGACGTTTTGAAACCTTATCACAAGTTCATAAACGAGATATTGAAGGTTACAACCAGTCTAATAAAGAAAAGATGCCTTACATTATTTTTATTATTGATGAGTTGGCAGATTTAATGGTTGTGGCACCAAAAGAAATGGAAGCAGGTATTGTTCGTTTGGCACAGATGGCGAGAGCCGTTGGTATTCATTTGATTTTGGCAACACAGCGACCGAGTGTAAACGTTATTACTGGAACAATTAAAGCAAATATGCCGGCTCGAATTGCTTTCTCTGTAACATCTGGTATTGATTCACGAACTATTCTTGATTCATTGGGAGCTGAAAAATTATTAGGTAGAGGAGATATGCTTTTTTCCAGTGTTGCTTTAACAAAACCAAAACGTATTCAAGGTGCCTTGATTACTGATCAAGAAATTAAGCGTGTGGTTTCGTATATAAAAGAAAAAAGTGGTTCGCCAAATTATATTACAGAAATTGTTGAACGACAAAAAGTTCGGGGTGTTGCCGGAGTTGGAATTGATGGTGGAACAGATGATGACGATGAGTTATTCCAAGAAGCTAAAGAATTAATTATTAATTCTGGAAAAGCTTCTGCTTCATTTTTACAACGCCGACTTTCAATTGGCTATGCTCGCGCAGCCAGACTTTTGGATATTCTTGAAGAGTCAGGAATTATTGGTCCATCAAATGGTGCAAAGGCCAGAGAGATTATGGTGACTAAAGAACAATATGAAGCCATGATTCAAGATGGTGTCGCTGGTGCCCGTTTGCATAATCAAGCAACAGCAGAAGCTCCTGATAATTATTTAGGTGATGATGATACTTTGTTGTCTGAAGAATCTGATGATGAGATTGAAGAAGAGAATGATGAGGAAAAAAATGATGATTCTGATGATAATGATCAACAGAATGATTCAAATAATGAAAGTGAAGTGCCAGAATTTATGACCGAAGAAGTTGATGAAAATGGCTTGGATGACGAAGAGGTTGTCCCCACTTCATCCCCAAAGGAAAAAAAGTCTGAAAAAAGCTCATCAAATAAAGAAACAGAAAGTGAGTTTGAACGATATTTTTCTCGCTAA
- a CDS encoding DUF378 domain-containing protein, producing the protein MKNLHSITFLLVIIGGLNWLLVGLFSWDVGQLFGGMDNMISRLIYILVGISAIVEIAQHKANCKVCGDKSSRPAA; encoded by the coding sequence ATGAAAAATCTTCATAGTATTACGTTTCTTCTCGTTATTATCGGTGGACTAAACTGGCTACTTGTTGGTCTTTTTAGTTGGGATGTTGGGCAGCTTTTTGGCGGTATGGACAATATGATTTCCCGCCTTATCTATATTCTAGTTGGTATTTCTGCGATTGTAGAAATAGCTCAACACAAAGCCAATTGCAAAGTGTGCGGAGACAAATCATCTCGTCCTGCTGCTTAA
- a CDS encoding oxidoreductase, translating into MKFIDNFLNSITMYRLLIYGLGVLLVISIIISWLGLLPFAPLELLVSSIVLLIVCNVVNFGIGKLYKAPVNIESASITALILALILVPPIVFSDYVVIIAAGTLAMLSKYVLAINKKHIFNPAAIAAVIIGLSGSGLAIWWVSSSPLLLFVSIFGLLVVRKIRRFALFGTFVLTSFILLIVPRLLGGNLAWDGVAEIFYSWPLIFLGTIMLTEPLTTPPARQLQIMYAVLVGCLFSLQFSLGPLYSTPELALVLGNIFSYVVSPKNKLRLSLLSKESLSQDIYEFVFKAPKKVLFKAGQYFEWTLPRLFLENRGNRRYFTIASSPTEEDVRLGVRVFSKGSRFKQELVNMKPGDEIWASQLTGEFTLPNNTSTKLLFIAGGIGITPFRSMIKYVLDHHESRDIVLLYASRSIDSFVYQDIFAEAEKQLGIKVVYIITEKDNIPTDWQGQSGFIDEKLLQENVPDYCERVCYLSGPNAMVERYENLLASVGVKKSNIKKDYFPGF; encoded by the coding sequence ATGAAATTTATTGATAATTTTCTAAACTCAATTACCATGTATCGGTTATTAATATATGGGTTGGGAGTTTTGTTAGTTATTTCTATTATTATATCTTGGCTCGGTTTATTACCTTTTGCCCCTCTTGAGCTTCTGGTTTCTTCAATTGTATTATTGATAGTTTGTAACGTGGTTAATTTTGGTATAGGAAAATTATATAAAGCCCCAGTTAATATTGAATCAGCCAGTATTACAGCCTTAATATTAGCTTTAATCTTGGTTCCACCAATTGTATTTTCTGATTATGTTGTGATTATTGCAGCCGGAACTTTGGCTATGCTCTCAAAGTATGTTTTGGCAATTAATAAAAAACATATTTTTAATCCAGCAGCCATTGCTGCAGTAATAATAGGTTTGAGTGGTTCTGGTTTAGCTATTTGGTGGGTTAGTAGTTCGCCACTATTATTATTTGTCTCAATCTTTGGGTTGTTGGTTGTAAGGAAAATCCGTCGTTTTGCTTTATTTGGGACTTTTGTATTAACAAGTTTTATATTACTAATTGTTCCTCGTTTATTGGGTGGGAATCTGGCTTGGGATGGTGTAGCAGAAATTTTTTATTCATGGCCATTAATTTTTTTGGGAACAATAATGTTAACTGAGCCATTGACTACTCCACCCGCACGACAATTACAAATAATGTATGCTGTCTTAGTGGGTTGTTTATTCTCCCTGCAATTTAGTTTGGGTCCTTTATACTCAACACCAGAGTTAGCTTTAGTCCTTGGAAATATTTTTTCTTATGTAGTTAGTCCTAAGAATAAACTACGTTTGTCGTTGCTTTCAAAAGAATCACTATCCCAAGATATATATGAATTTGTTTTTAAAGCACCAAAAAAAGTTTTGTTTAAAGCAGGCCAATATTTTGAATGGACATTGCCAAGACTCTTTCTAGAAAATCGCGGTAATCGACGTTATTTTACAATAGCTTCATCGCCAACTGAAGAAGATGTTCGGTTAGGTGTTCGAGTATTTTCTAAGGGAAGCCGTTTTAAGCAAGAGCTTGTAAATATGAAGCCTGGAGATGAGATTTGGGCTTCACAGTTAACTGGAGAATTCACATTGCCGAATAATACAAGCACAAAACTTTTATTTATTGCCGGCGGGATTGGTATCACTCCGTTTCGTAGTATGATAAAATACGTACTTGACCATCATGAATCAAGAGATATAGTTTTATTGTATGCTTCTCGGTCAATTGATAGTTTTGTTTACCAGGATATTTTTGCAGAAGCAGAAAAACAGCTTGGTATAAAAGTTGTCTATATTATTACAGAAAAAGATAATATTCCAACTGATTGGCAGGGGCAATCTGGTTTTATTGATGAAAAACTGTTGCAAGAAAATGTTCCTGATTATTGCGAACGTGTATGTTATTTATCAGGTCCAAATGCCATGGTTGAAAGGTATGAAAATTTATTGGCATCAGTGGGCGTAAAGAAAAGTAATATAAAAAAAGATTACTTCCCTGGTTTTTAA
- a CDS encoding FAD:protein FMN transferase: MAWSPEPYIFEAIGTTWQIDLPDGLSVSTREKIFQKIRNRIDIFDRHYSRFREDSLVFEISKNAGRYSLPSDAEALFSLYENLYRLTAGSVTPLIGNILSDAGYDASYSLEAKSIISPLPWEDVLERKGLQLLVKQPVILDFGAAGKGYLIDIVADIIRAEEVSSFCVDAGGDMVYHNSALPLRVGLEHPTDPTKVIGVATILNQSLCGSAGNRRKWGKFHHIINPHTLESPQNILAIWVVAQTTLLADGLTTALFFTDPAILQKEFQFEYLIVHQDFSIQISDNFPGEIF; the protein is encoded by the coding sequence ATGGCCTGGTCACCAGAGCCATATATTTTTGAGGCCATCGGGACAACTTGGCAGATTGATCTTCCCGATGGTCTTTCGGTATCTACAAGAGAAAAAATATTTCAAAAGATTAGAAATAGAATTGATATTTTTGATCGCCACTATTCACGTTTTCGTGAAGATTCCTTGGTTTTTGAAATATCAAAAAATGCCGGCAGGTATTCATTACCTTCCGATGCTGAAGCCTTATTTTCCTTGTATGAAAATTTATATCGATTGACTGCGGGATCAGTGACGCCATTAATTGGTAACATATTGTCAGATGCTGGTTATGATGCAAGTTACTCTTTGGAAGCAAAAAGCATAATTTCTCCCTTGCCTTGGGAGGATGTTCTGGAACGAAAAGGTTTACAGCTTTTAGTTAAACAACCTGTAATTTTGGACTTTGGGGCTGCTGGGAAAGGTTATTTGATTGATATTGTAGCTGATATTATTCGCGCAGAAGAAGTTTCTTCTTTTTGCGTGGACGCTGGTGGTGATATGGTTTATCATAATAGTGCTCTACCATTACGAGTTGGTTTAGAACATCCAACTGATCCAACTAAGGTTATTGGCGTGGCTACTATTTTGAATCAAAGTTTATGTGGTTCGGCAGGCAATCGTCGAAAGTGGGGGAAATTCCATCACATTATTAATCCTCATACTTTGGAGTCACCTCAGAATATTTTGGCCATTTGGGTCGTGGCTCAAACCACGTTACTGGCAGATGGGTTAACCACCGCTTTATTTTTTACTGACCCAGCCATTCTTCAAAAAGAATTTCAATTTGAATATCTAATTGTGCATCAAGATTTTTCAATTCAAATCTCAGATAATTTTCCAGGCGAAATATTTTAA
- a CDS encoding FMN-binding protein, translated as MEQINSDNSNKPSKIWMWLVIIAIPVGILAYMAMNKPVVSPEPEIAVTNKTVIDDEFLIPLDEQPTTSTQEPAVMTASYKNGTYSSVGEYTSPGGTEQVGVSVTLQDDIITEVTFEAKAERPASVKFQGIFAGDYKQFVVGKKIDEVQLSKVSGSSLTPKGFNDALAKIKAQAKS; from the coding sequence ATGGAACAAATAAATTCAGACAATTCAAATAAACCAAGTAAAATCTGGATGTGGTTAGTGATAATTGCTATCCCGGTTGGCATCTTGGCTTACATGGCAATGAACAAGCCTGTTGTTTCACCAGAGCCTGAAATTGCTGTAACAAATAAAACCGTCATTGATGATGAGTTTTTAATACCTTTAGATGAGCAACCAACTACTTCTACTCAAGAGCCAGCAGTAATGACTGCTTCATATAAAAACGGGACCTATTCATCAGTTGGAGAGTATACTTCACCAGGTGGAACTGAACAGGTTGGTGTTAGTGTAACTTTGCAAGATGATATTATTACTGAAGTTACTTTTGAAGCCAAGGCTGAACGTCCAGCATCGGTTAAATTTCAAGGAATTTTCGCAGGAGACTACAAGCAATTTGTAGTTGGTAAAAAGATTGATGAAGTGCAACTTTCCAAAGTTTCTGGGTCTTCTTTGACCCCAAAGGGCTTTAATGATGCATTAGCAAAAATTAAAGCGCAGGCAAAATCTTAA
- the radC gene encoding DNA repair protein RadC, with protein MRTSYTLTNQDLILDEKTTTSFKEYILRIQDMPSEDRPREKLLQYGPSALTVAELVAVVLATGTKKEDVMSMASRMIRDYGEKTLSSQTDAKALSQELQIPEIKALQIVACAELGRRFFDRREYGRVIIRTAKDVYEYLKDLRTLSKEHLRGLYVNTHHRLIHDEVISIGTINSNLIHPREVFKPAIEYGAVAVILAHNHPSGIVTASAADIEITKRIIESGKIIGIPLVDHVIIGKNKFASIDAGY; from the coding sequence ATGCGAACATCATATACGCTGACAAACCAAGACTTAATTTTGGATGAAAAAACCACAACCTCTTTTAAAGAGTATATTTTGCGTATTCAAGATATGCCTTCAGAAGATAGGCCACGGGAAAAATTGCTCCAATATGGGCCTTCGGCTTTAACTGTCGCTGAATTGGTAGCTGTGGTTTTGGCTACTGGCACTAAGAAGGAAGATGTGATGTCTATGGCTTCTCGAATGATTCGTGATTATGGGGAGAAAACTTTATCCAGCCAAACTGATGCCAAAGCATTGTCTCAAGAATTACAGATCCCAGAAATAAAAGCTCTGCAAATTGTTGCTTGTGCTGAATTGGGACGAAGATTTTTTGATCGCCGAGAATATGGAAGAGTAATTATTAGAACCGCTAAGGATGTATATGAATACTTAAAAGATTTACGAACGTTATCCAAAGAGCATCTTCGCGGGTTATATGTAAATACACATCATCGTTTAATTCATGACGAGGTTATTTCTATTGGAACAATAAACTCCAATTTAATTCACCCTCGAGAAGTATTTAAACCTGCTATTGAATATGGAGCTGTGGCTGTGATCTTGGCTCATAACCACCCTTCTGGAATTGTTACTGCTAGTGCGGCTGATATTGAGATCACCAAAAGGATTATAGAATCAGGTAAGATTATTGGAATTCCTTTGGTTGATCATGTAATTATTGGAAAAAATAAATTTGCCAGTATTGATGCTGGTTATTAA
- a CDS encoding helix-turn-helix transcriptional regulator, whose translation MKNNIKKMRLEKNVTQEDLALAVKVSRQTIIAIEKGNYTPSLLLAMQLANFFKVSIEKLFFLA comes from the coding sequence ATGAAAAATAACATCAAAAAAATGCGTTTGGAAAAAAATGTTACACAAGAGGATTTAGCTTTGGCAGTTAAGGTTTCTCGCCAGACAATTATTGCTATTGAAAAAGGGAATTATACCCCGTCTTTACTACTAGCTATGCAACTAGCAAATTTTTTTAAAGTTAGTATAGAAAAATTATTTTTTTTAGCTTAA